In the Flavobacterium sp. 90 genome, ACAAATTTTTGTTGACTTACCAGACATTCGCGAAAGAGCTGAAATCTTTGCAGTTCACTTAGCGCCTATCAAAAAAGTTGAAGGTCTTGATCTTGACTTCTTAGCAAAACAAACTCCTGGATTCTCTGGTGCTGATATTGCAAATGTTTGTAACGAAGCTGCATTAATCGCTGCTCGTAATAACAAAACTGCAGTCGACAAACAAGATTTCCTTGATGCTGTAGACAGAATCATTGGTGGTCTCGAAAAGAAAAATAAAATCATTACTCCAGAAGAAAAAAGAGCAATTGCAATTCACGAAGCTGGACACGCAACTGTGAGCTGGATGCTTGAACATGCTGCACCACTTATTAAAGTAACTATTGTTCCGCGTGGGCAAAGTTTAGGAGCAGCTTGGTACTTGCCAGAAGAAAGACAAATCGTAAGAACAGATCAAATGTTAGACGAAATGTGTGCAACAATGGGCGGAAGAGCAGCTGAAAAAGTGACTTTTGACAGAATTTCGACTGGTGCATTAAGCGATTTAGAAAAAGTTACCCGTCAGGCTCGTGCAATGGTAACAATCTACGGTTTGAATGATAAAATTGGAAATGTTACTTATTACGATTCAACAGGACAAAGCGAATACAACTTTTCTAAACCTTATTCTGATGAAACTGCAAAAATCATTGATAAAGAAATTTCAGAATTAATTGAAGGTCAATATCAAAGAGCAATTGAAATTTTAGAAGAAAACAAAGACAAATTAAATCAGCTTGCTGATATACTAATTGAAAAAGAAGTTATTTTTAAAGATGACTTAGAAACAATTTTCGGAAAACGTACTTTTGATAAAAATTTAGAAGAAGTGGTTTCGTAAATTATTCAGAAATATGCAATATTTTTTAAAATCTTAATTCAAAATAGCCTTTTGAATTAAGATTTTTTTATCTTTGAACGTTTTCAATTAACATGTAAAGTATTTCATATAAAAATGAATTTTTTCAAAAAAATATTTGGTTCAAGTGATGCCGCTTCCGACGAAGAGAATGAAAGCGAATATGCGGGCAATTCCATTCAGGATAGCCATTTGTCTATAGACGAAAGGTTCATTTTCAATTTTAAGAAAAACGGAGGAAAGTTTTTGTATTGCGAAAACAAACAAGAAGTAGCTGAACAATTTGAAAATATTTTAGAAGAAAACGATTGGTTCGAAAATGAAGTTCTTTGTTATGAACCAGGTCTTTTTCATTTATTAGATGAAAACAAATTACTTTATATTGCACCAACAAGACCAAAATTCCTTTTAGCAAGCTGCGAAAATCTAATTGCTGATGAAGGTTCTATTTTGTTTTCATCAAAACAAATCAGGCAAAACAAACCAAACGAATTACCTGCAAATATTGTAATTATCGCGACAACAAGTCAGATCCTTTCTATAAAAAGTGATGGTTTAAGCGCCATTAAACGTAAATACGAAAGAGATTATCCTACTAACATTACCACAATAAAATATTTCGAAAAAGCCAAAGAAGAGGATTTTACACAATACGGAAGTGTTGCCAAGAATCTTTATTTATTGCTCTTAGAAGATCTTTAAGATGAATGAAACACTCAAGAGAACCATTTCTGGTGCTGTTTATATCGCTTTATTACTAACTTCTATTCTGTTTTCAACAGAGAGTTTTATCATTCTTTTTGGTATTTTTCTAATTATTGCAACTTATGAGTTTTGCAATTTAGTTAATATCAATAAAGTTATTTCCATTCTATTTGTTACGTTGTTTTACTCAACGGTTTCTTTAATTAGTTTTTACAGAGCCGAAACGGAGAATTACATCAATAAATTTCTAAAAGATAATATCCAAATTACAGTTGACACAGATAAATTATTTTCTGTTTTACTTATAATCACCCTGATTGTTTTTATAAAATGTATTTTCTTTTTGTTTGATGACACTCAAACCATCGGCAAAGCTTCTAAATACATTTATTTGATCGGGTATATTATGTTGCCTTTTCTTTTTATCACAAAAATATCTTTCGGAATCAAAGATTATAATCCAAAAATTATTATTGGATTATTTGTCTTAATCTGGACCAATGATACATTTGCTTATCTGGTTGGCAAATCTATGGGTAAACATAAATTATTTGAGCGCATTTCGCCTAAAAAAACTATAGAGGGTTTTCTTGGCGGAGTTGTTTTTGCTGCATTTGCCGGTTTCTTAATTTCAAAATTATACATACAGCCTAAACCTGAATTTAGCAATAAATCGATCTTAATCTGGATGATAATTGCTTTAATTGTTAGCATCTTTGGAACTATTGGAGATTTAATCGAATCAAAATTCAAAAGAGTTGCAGGTGTAAAAGACAGTGGCTCGATAATGCCTGGCCACGGGGGTGTATTAGATCGACTAGATAGTGTTATATTTGTAGCACCAATTATATTTTTATTTTATCAAATTTTATATTATGTTTCATAAAGAAGGAGGTCCATCCATTTTATTAGGTACTGTATTTGCTGTTGCCGTAATTTTGCTTGCTGAGAAATTTATTAATATCAGTTGGTTAAGAATACTGGTACAACTAGCAGGTTTATTGGTTTTGATTATTATTTTACAGTTCTTTAGAAATCCTAAAAGAATTGCAATCAGAAACAGCGATCAAATTCTTGCTCCTGTTGACGGAAAAGTTGTAGTTATAGAAGAAGTTTATGAAGGTGAATTCTTCAAAGACAAACGTTTGCAAGTTTCTATTTTCATGTCGCCAATTAACGTACACGTTACACGTTATGCTATGGACGGTATTATAAAATTTAGTAAATATCACCCTGGTAAGTTTTTAGTTGCATGGCATCCAAAAGCAAGTGAAGAAAATGAAAGAACAACTGTTGTGATTGAAAACGAAACTTTCGGACAGATTTTATACAGACAAATTGCAGGTGCTTTGGCACGTAGAATTGTAAATTACGCACAAGAAGGAATGCAGGTTGTTCAGGGAACTGATGCCGGCTTCATTAAATTTGGTTCAAGAGTAGATTTATTTTTACCTTTAGGTACTCCAATTAATGTAGTATTAAACCAAAAAGCAATTGGAGGAAAAACCATTATTGCTACAAAAGCTTAAATGACCGAAAAAGATTTAGATACTCGTTTTTCCGAGGCTGTAGAAACTGCTTTAAAAATGACTCAGGCCTCGCTGCCACAAGATGTGCAGCTAAGGCTTTATGCTTATTACAAACAGGCAACTTTTGGATCAGCTGTTTACAATCAATCTGAGAATTTTGATTTACGTGATGCCTTCAAAACAAATGCGTGGATGCAAATAAGTCGTATATCAATCGATGAAGCTAAAGAATGCTATATAGAAATTATTAATTCACTATCATCAAAATAACTAACATTATGAAGAAAAACATTATTCGTTTTGGGATTCTAGCTTCATTTATATTATTATTTTCTTGTAATGATAATAATAAGCTAACCGAAGTTGTAGAAGTTCCTTTGCCTACAAAAGAAGAAAAAATAACCATTGGATCTCCGAATGATGTAAAAGCAGATCCGGGATCTTTTGAGTTAACAAAACTTCCTTTTTCTTATGACGCATTAGCGCCGGCAATAAGAACACTTACAATGGAAACGCATTATTCTAAGCATTATTTAACGTATACGAATAATCTAAATAAAGAGATTTTAAACACTGAATTTGAAAACTTGCCAATTGAAGATATCTTAAAAAAATTAGACCTCAACAATGCAAAACTTCGCCAAAATGCCGGTGGATATTACAATCACACTTTGTATTTTAATATTCTGACTCCAAAAGAGACAACTCCAAAAGATACTTTAGTTGGTTCTATAAATAAAGAATTTGGTTCATTTAGCAACCTTACAAATCAGTTTAAAGGTCAGGCAACAAAGCAATTTGGTTCTGGCTGGGTTTGGTTAGTCGTTGACAGATACGGAAAACTACAAGTAACAACAACTGATAATCAAGATAATCCTTTAATGAAAAACGCTTTGATTCCGGGAACTCCTATTTTAGGAATCGATTTATGGGAACATGCCTATTACTTAGATTATCAAAACAGAAAAGGAAGTTATATAGATGCTTTTTATCAACATATAAATTGGGAAAAAGTAAACGAAAACTACATAGAGGCTCTAAAGAAAGTCAAAAAAGTATAAAACATAAAAAAGCTGATACAATTAAGTATCAGCTTTTTTTTGCTTCAATTGTATCCACAATTCTTTTGGTTGATAAAAGTAAAAAACAAATATGACAAAAATCATACATTTATGCCATACATCTACCTACCTTAGTACCAACACAATAAGACTTTAAATCAGAGTGTTTTTTTCACAAGGAAAAATTCTATAAATTATTCTACCCGATATAAATAAAAAAAATTGAAAATTAAAAATCTCCTTATTTGCTTCATTTATATAATATCCTTTTCATGTCAAAATAAAGAGAATACATCTTCTAATAATAAATCTGAAACTAATCAGTTATCTGAAACTTCTCAATTAAAAATACATAACAAAAATTCTGAATCTGTTTTTGATATTCCAAAGACAGCCAATATTGAATATTCATTAGAACAATTAGACAATACAAAGGGCTTATCTAATAGTTCGATAAATGCTATATTTCAAGATTCTGAAAACTTGCTTTGGATAGGAACCTGGGATGGTTTAAATCGATATGATGGAAATAACTTTGAAATTTTCAGACCTGAATTAAACAATAAAAATAGCTTGAGTAATCAGGTTATTCTCAAAATAGATGAGGATAATGCCGGCAGGATTTGGATATTAACCATACACGGAATTAACCGTTATGATAAAAAAACAGGTGTTTTTCAGCATTATTACTTTTCAAGAGAAAACATTCCGCCTTTATCTGAAGCTGAATTTAATATGGCTCTTGACTCTTCTAAAAAAGTGTTTTGTGCTGTAAAAGATTGGGGAATTGGTTATTTTAATGGTAATGATTTTCAGCTATTAAATACCGAAAAACTGCAGAAAAAAGCCGTAAAAAAAATGGAATTTACTTTAAGCGGCGAATTACTTGTGTTGTTTGAAGATAACAAACTTTACTCGTTATCCTTTAAAAGTAAATCAACCGAAAAACCTTTTATCTCTAAAATAGAATTGATATCCGATAATATTCGAACATTCGGAATCGTTTCGAAAGAAAAAATATGCACTGTATCTGTAACCGGAATTAGTAATTTGTATTCTTTTGTTACCAAAGAAAATACATTACTTTCTAAAAAAGATATTGAAAACAGTATAGGAAATATTCCTGAAGGACTTGTTGCTTCAAGTAAAACCGGATATTACATTATTGATATTAACGGTAATATAATTAATCACAATTGGTTAAAACATCTTGACAAACAAAAAACTACGACCTTAATTAGAGGAAATGAAAATATCATTTGGGCAGGAACAGACGGCGACGGAATTATTAAAATGTATCCACTGAGGAAATCGTTCAACCTCGTTGCAAAATCTCAGGTTCCTGAATTAGACGGAGCGATTGTGAGAACGTTTCTGCAAGTTGATAAAAACTCTTTTTTGGTGGGTACAAAAGGAAAGGGTTTATTCTGTTTCTCTTCAAGTTTTTATCTTAATCCTGAAAAAGCACTGGAATACAAAAACTATAACGAGAATAATAGTGCCATTAATAATGCCGTTTTTTCTTTATGTAAAGGACAAGATGGCTTAATTTTTATTGGAACTGATGGTGAAGGAATTTCAATTTTCGATCTAAAAAAATCTAAATTAATTAATTGGACCAATATTCTAGGTAATAAAGAGTACGATTACTTTAAATCTATCTACTCGATCTATCAGGACGAAGATGGATTTATTTGGCTTGGTACTAACGGATACGGAATGATTCGCTGCAAGATCGAACGGTCTGGAGAAAACTTGAAGATTACTGACTTTAAAAAATACCTTGCGGTTAGTAATCAAAAAAATACTTTAAGCAGTAATATTGTTTTTTCTATAATTCCTAGAGACAAAAACCATCTCTGGATTGGAACTCGATTAGGTGGCTTAAATTTATTTGATAAAAAATCAGAACATTTTATAGTTTATAAAAACAATCCTGATGATGCTACAAGTTTATCTAATAATGATATTTTGTGTTTACAAACTGATCCCAAAAACAGACTTTGGATAGGAACTAGTTTTGGTTTTAATCTATTAAATCCTGTAAAAAAGGATGAAAAAGCAATTTTTAAAAGCTTTACCGTAAAAGATGGACTTCCAAATAATACAATTCACGGAATAGTTGTCGATAAAAGAAATAATCTCTGGTTAAGTACCAACTTTGGCTTGTCTAATTTTAATCCTAATCGATTGAAATTTACCAATTACACTAAAAATGAAGGCTTACAAAATAATGAATTTGCAGATGGTGCTTTTTATCAGGACTTAAACTCTGAATTTATTTTTATGGGAGGAATTAAAGGTTTTAATTATTTCCTGCCTCAAAAAATAAAAGAGTCTACTATAATTCCGGATCTTTTTATTGATAAAATTAGTGGTCAAAATCAGCCTATTCCGTATTATCAAGGATTGGTTATTACGCCTGATTCAAATACTCATCCATCAATTTTTTTAGACCATAATCAGAACTTTTTTGATATTGAACTCACTGCTTTAACTTATATCAATACTGAAAAATGTCAATATGCTTATCAATTAATGAATTTTGATAAAGGCTGGAATACGATTAACAACCGACGAATTATTTCTTTTACAAATGTGCCAAAAGGAAACTACTCTTTATGGATAAAATGGTCAAATAGTGATGGTGTATGGAGTAAACCGGTTCATGCCATTGATATTTGTGTTAAACCAATATTCTGGCAATCAAATCTTGCTTTTATAATCTATTCTTTATTGTTTTTGGCTTTTGTATTATTTGTGCTTAGTTATTACAAAAAACGTCAATCATTGACCCAAAATATTCTTTTCAGACAAAGAGAAAAAGAACTTCACGAAAACAGACTTACGTTTTTTACAGATATTGCTCATGAATTTCAAACGCCGTTAACGTTAATCGTTGGACCTATTCAAAAACTTTCGGAAGCTACAAATCTCAACGAAAAAAATCAGAAATTTATACAAATGATTCAACGAAATTCTTCGCGTTTATTATTCTTAACGCAACAATTACTTGAATTTAGAAAAGCCGAATATGACTATCTGGAAGTAACAGTGAAAAAATTTGATTTGGTAAACCTAATCGAACAAATTGCCGAGTTATTTGATGAATGGGCTTTAGAGAAAAACATTCAATACAACCTCAGCATCCCTCCTACTTTACCGGGATGGTTCGACAAAGATAAGATTGAAAAAATAGTGTTTAATGTAATGTCAAATGCTTTTAAATATACCCCTGTAAATGGACAAATAGATCTTAAATTTTATATTCAGGATAACGATTTTAAAAAGCTAAACATAACAATCACAAATACAGGAAAGGGAATTCCAAAAGAGGGATTAGATTCTTTATTTACTCAATTTTTCTTAGCCGATACAAATACTAAGGAAACTGATAACAATATGTTTAGAACCGGTATTGGTCTTGCATATGTAAAAAAATTAGTTGGTGTATTAAAAGGTGAAATACAAGTTACAAGTACTCTTAATAAAGAAACGACCTTTACAATTTTATTACCTTGCCATAAAGAAGCTTTTAGCGAAAAAGAACTAGACAAAGCAATAAGTCCTATTTTAATATCACAACATTTAAAAAATATTTTGGAAGAAAATCCCATTAAACTGGAAGACAGTCCAAATAAAATTTTATCGCTCGAAAAACTTACAGATAATCGAAAAGTAATACTAATAGTCGAAGATGAAAAAGATATTCATGTACTTCTTAACGAATTACTTAGCGAGAAATATAAACTTTTACTTGCCTACAATGGCCTTGAAGCTTTAAAAATTATTGAAGATATTCTGCCAGACATTATTATTAGCGATGTAATGATGCCTTTTATGGATGGCGTTGAGTTTTGCAAAAAAATTAAAACGAATCTTAAAACCTGTCATATTCCTTTTATTATGCTAACAGCAAAAGACTCTGTTGTGCATAGAATCGAAGGCATAGAAAGCGGCGCAAATTCTTATATTCCAAAACCATTTTATCCGGATCATCTTCTCGTAAGAATACAAAAACTACTGGAAGAAAAAGAATTAATTTCAAAGCACTTTAAACAAGATACTCTTACCGAAAATCTACCCAATCTAAATATAAATAACGAGGAAAAAGATTTTATAAAAAAAATCATTGAGCTTATTCGCAATAATATCGATAACGAAAATCTTCAAAGTTTATTTATCGAAAAAGAATTAGGTATCAGTAATTCGCAATTATACCGAAAAACCAAACAACTTTTTGGTTTTACACCAGGTGATTTAATTCGTACCATTCGATTGAAATATGCTGCTGAATTGTTAAGAAAAAACAAATTAACAGTATCTGAAGTATGTTATCAATCAGGCTTTAATAATCGCTCATATTTTTATCGTGAGTTTAAAAAACTATATGATTTAACGCCCAAAAATTATCAGCTCAAATATATATCAAAGAGCTAAAACACCACTAAAACACTGATTTACAGAAACAAAAACCACAGTGTACACTTTTGAAGAAATAGTGTACACGATTTCCTGTACCCTCAAACTAATTTTATAAACGATAATTAATTCAAACGTTATCGTAAAACCACAAAACAGAATTAACCTTAAAAAACCACAAAAAAACAAACTAACTAGTAATTCAATTAACACTTCTTTATGATGATGAAAAATTTTATATTCAAATTATTCCTATTCGGAATGATTATGCTGGGCGGCATTATACAGGCTCAAACTATTAAAGGTACAGTCTCGGATGTCGACGGATCGATGCCTCAGGTAAACGTAAACGAAAAAGGAACTTCAAACTACGCGACAACTGATTTGGACGGTAATTATACCATTAAAACTACAAGCGCAAATACTGTATTAATTTTCAGTTATATAGGATACCAAACTCAGGAAGTATCAGTAGCTGGCAAAACAGAAGTAAACGTTACTCTTACAACAGATACAAACACTTTAAACGAAGTTGTTATCGTAGGATATACAAGCGAAAAAAAATCTGCAATAACAGGTGCCGTTGCCACAGTAGATATGGCGGAATTATCTAAAACAAAAGTAGCCGATGTTGGTCAGGCGCTTCAAGGACAAGTTGCCGGTGTTTCGGTTTCGGCAAATACAGGCGCTCCTGGAGATGGACTTAAAATACGTATTAGAGGTGAAGGAACGCTGGGAAATAATGAAGTCTTATATGTTGTAGATGGTGTTGCCACACGCGATATTTCTTTCTTGAATATGTCTGATGTAAAATCAATGACCGTTTTAAAAGATGCTGCTGCAACGGCTATTTATGGTTCAAGAGCTGCAGGAGGTGTTGTTATTCTAACTACCAAAAGCGGTATAAAAGGAAGATCCAATATTGATGTCGAGTATTATTCCGGAACCAGTTTTGCCACAAATTTACCTAAAATGCTAAATGCAAATCAATATCTAACCGTAATGGATCAGGCTTGGCATAACTCTAACAATAATCCTGCAAATGCGCCAAGTCCTTATAGTATTGATAGAGCTAACGGAAAAGTTAACGGAATACCTCTATCAGACACAAATTGGTTAAAACAATTATTTGGAGCAGGAAAAACAGACAATGTACAGCTTTCGTTTAGTGGAGGTTCAGAAAAAACACAATACTTAATATCTGGTGGTTATTTTGGACAAAACGGTATTGTTGTTGGAGATAAAGACACTTATCAACGTATTAATTTTAGAGCAAATATTAATACGGAAGTTACGGATCGTTTTAAAGTTGGAACAAACTTTCAAATTACAAGCAGCAAACAAGATAAAATGTCTTCAAGCGGAGATGCTCCGGGAGTCATTAGACACGCTTTATTACGTCCTTCTGTATTGGGAGTTTATAAAGATGTAAATGATCCAACCTATAAAGCAAATAATCC is a window encoding:
- a CDS encoding acyl-CoA-binding protein is translated as MTEKDLDTRFSEAVETALKMTQASLPQDVQLRLYAYYKQATFGSAVYNQSENFDLRDAFKTNAWMQISRISIDEAKECYIEIINSLSSK
- a CDS encoding phosphatidate cytidylyltransferase; the encoded protein is MNETLKRTISGAVYIALLLTSILFSTESFIILFGIFLIIATYEFCNLVNINKVISILFVTLFYSTVSLISFYRAETENYINKFLKDNIQITVDTDKLFSVLLIITLIVFIKCIFFLFDDTQTIGKASKYIYLIGYIMLPFLFITKISFGIKDYNPKIIIGLFVLIWTNDTFAYLVGKSMGKHKLFERISPKKTIEGFLGGVVFAAFAGFLISKLYIQPKPEFSNKSILIWMIIALIVSIFGTIGDLIESKFKRVAGVKDSGSIMPGHGGVLDRLDSVIFVAPIIFLFYQILYYVS
- a CDS encoding hybrid sensor histidine kinase/response regulator transcription factor codes for the protein MKIKNLLICFIYIISFSCQNKENTSSNNKSETNQLSETSQLKIHNKNSESVFDIPKTANIEYSLEQLDNTKGLSNSSINAIFQDSENLLWIGTWDGLNRYDGNNFEIFRPELNNKNSLSNQVILKIDEDNAGRIWILTIHGINRYDKKTGVFQHYYFSRENIPPLSEAEFNMALDSSKKVFCAVKDWGIGYFNGNDFQLLNTEKLQKKAVKKMEFTLSGELLVLFEDNKLYSLSFKSKSTEKPFISKIELISDNIRTFGIVSKEKICTVSVTGISNLYSFVTKENTLLSKKDIENSIGNIPEGLVASSKTGYYIIDINGNIINHNWLKHLDKQKTTTLIRGNENIIWAGTDGDGIIKMYPLRKSFNLVAKSQVPELDGAIVRTFLQVDKNSFLVGTKGKGLFCFSSSFYLNPEKALEYKNYNENNSAINNAVFSLCKGQDGLIFIGTDGEGISIFDLKKSKLINWTNILGNKEYDYFKSIYSIYQDEDGFIWLGTNGYGMIRCKIERSGENLKITDFKKYLAVSNQKNTLSSNIVFSIIPRDKNHLWIGTRLGGLNLFDKKSEHFIVYKNNPDDATSLSNNDILCLQTDPKNRLWIGTSFGFNLLNPVKKDEKAIFKSFTVKDGLPNNTIHGIVVDKRNNLWLSTNFGLSNFNPNRLKFTNYTKNEGLQNNEFADGAFYQDLNSEFIFMGGIKGFNYFLPQKIKESTIIPDLFIDKISGQNQPIPYYQGLVITPDSNTHPSIFLDHNQNFFDIELTALTYINTEKCQYAYQLMNFDKGWNTINNRRIISFTNVPKGNYSLWIKWSNSDGVWSKPVHAIDICVKPIFWQSNLAFIIYSLLFLAFVLFVLSYYKKRQSLTQNILFRQREKELHENRLTFFTDIAHEFQTPLTLIVGPIQKLSEATNLNEKNQKFIQMIQRNSSRLLFLTQQLLEFRKAEYDYLEVTVKKFDLVNLIEQIAELFDEWALEKNIQYNLSIPPTLPGWFDKDKIEKIVFNVMSNAFKYTPVNGQIDLKFYIQDNDFKKLNITITNTGKGIPKEGLDSLFTQFFLADTNTKETDNNMFRTGIGLAYVKKLVGVLKGEIQVTSTLNKETTFTILLPCHKEAFSEKELDKAISPILISQHLKNILEENPIKLEDSPNKILSLEKLTDNRKVILIVEDEKDIHVLLNELLSEKYKLLLAYNGLEALKIIEDILPDIIISDVMMPFMDGVEFCKKIKTNLKTCHIPFIMLTAKDSVVHRIEGIESGANSYIPKPFYPDHLLVRIQKLLEEKELISKHFKQDTLTENLPNLNINNEEKDFIKKIIELIRNNIDNENLQSLFIEKELGISNSQLYRKTKQLFGFTPGDLIRTIRLKYAAELLRKNKLTVSEVCYQSGFNNRSYFYREFKKLYDLTPKNYQLKYISKS
- a CDS encoding phosphatidylserine decarboxylase family protein, which encodes MFHKEGGPSILLGTVFAVAVILLAEKFINISWLRILVQLAGLLVLIIILQFFRNPKRIAIRNSDQILAPVDGKVVVIEEVYEGEFFKDKRLQVSIFMSPINVHVTRYAMDGIIKFSKYHPGKFLVAWHPKASEENERTTVVIENETFGQILYRQIAGALARRIVNYAQEGMQVVQGTDAGFIKFGSRVDLFLPLGTPINVVLNQKAIGGKTIIATKA
- a CDS encoding superoxide dismutase, with product MKKNIIRFGILASFILLFSCNDNNKLTEVVEVPLPTKEEKITIGSPNDVKADPGSFELTKLPFSYDALAPAIRTLTMETHYSKHYLTYTNNLNKEILNTEFENLPIEDILKKLDLNNAKLRQNAGGYYNHTLYFNILTPKETTPKDTLVGSINKEFGSFSNLTNQFKGQATKQFGSGWVWLVVDRYGKLQVTTTDNQDNPLMKNALIPGTPILGIDLWEHAYYLDYQNRKGSYIDAFYQHINWEKVNENYIEALKKVKKV
- a CDS encoding lactate utilization protein B/C, which gives rise to MNFFKKIFGSSDAASDEENESEYAGNSIQDSHLSIDERFIFNFKKNGGKFLYCENKQEVAEQFENILEENDWFENEVLCYEPGLFHLLDENKLLYIAPTRPKFLLASCENLIADEGSILFSSKQIRQNKPNELPANIVIIATTSQILSIKSDGLSAIKRKYERDYPTNITTIKYFEKAKEEDFTQYGSVAKNLYLLLLEDL